Genomic DNA from Solanum dulcamara chromosome 4, daSolDulc1.2, whole genome shotgun sequence:
TTACTCTATCTAATGGAGCATATATCCCATCACCAATAAATTACACACAAGTGGGGATATTTGCCTACATGCATCTATACCATATTCCAAGCACACCCAAGTCCATGTCAAATACTTTTTTTGTGCTTGTGATTTTATTGACAAAACTAAGGGgtggatttttagaaaataaacgAATCAATTACTCCTATATGTGCTAAATCTTGGTACTTTACACAAACTCTTTCCATTTTTGAAGTAGCCAATCACTGTCGGAGTTACCCCGTATTATGTGGGACAAGCAAGCATTGATGTAATATATTTAACTGACCCTACAACATTTCAGTTTTAATGCTACCAACTTCTTAAATTCAAGCCAAAAGTTGAGGGAGAAAATCCATGCAACTAATGACAAATGTGGAATAACACACTACTTCTTCTAGCTCAATCAACCAACCAATTCACTATTGTCACTCATGTGTTTTATTCCACTTCCTGGGTTATACTATTCCTGCATTTTAGTCTACAATAGACTTATTTTATCACCCTTACAAACACTGTCAAAATGGCCAGACAAATGAACCCCTGACCGCTATATCATTGAATTTTGATCATGTCACTATACATATTTTACCATCACTACTGTCTAAGATAACAAGCAATCTGTAAATCACACTATCCCAATCAATCAACTAGATCTCAATTCAAAACTGGTTTGGGCTGACCACCTGACCAGTAATTCACAACATCCGCATGAATACAGATTGCAATCCCACAAATTTCTGCCAAAATCTGGTTCCACAACTGAGTAACAGATTCTTTTTCATAAGTTGTACAACTGAGTATAGATAGAAATATAAGAGGATTAAATGATAATGGGCACAAAAAATTCAATCTCAACTCTTGTTGATGGACCTGAGGAAAGCCACTTCCATTTCCTCAATAAAAGGCACTATAAGTTAGTGTTAACAAACGATAGCTACAACACATTAACTAGCTTAGACCAGACAGATACTCTAACTAAAATGTAAATATCAGGCTACAACATGTACAAATTCTGTTTAAGAATACAATTACATTTCGTTCTTTCTGAGGCTGTCCAAGACATCAAGCCAGAGAAGCTCTGGGGTTCTTTGGATATTTCCCCAAAATATCCAAGACTCTTACTCGTTGCGCCTCTTTCGCTGAGAAATTTTGCgagaaaaccaaaaaaaaaaaagtgaaatttaGAAACAATACCAATACCAGAAAAGAAGGTCCATTGAACTAATTGTGCTAAAAATCTATAAAATAGGTAATGCTAGATGAAATAGAGAACTGAGAACATGGCAAAAGTTTTTCACCATCTCACTGGATCAAAGAGGGCAGAGAGGAAATAGGCAGAATCAAAAGCCCaatcatttaaataattaataataagttCAGTATCAAGTATAGCAGCAATTCTCTTTCTAATGCCCCAACGAAGAACCACTCTATCAGACAGGAAATAACAAAATGTTAATCTATACAATGTACAATTCGTCCTCTTTTGAGATTCAAACTTACCAAAACTCAGCCAGAAGTCATTCCCATGGATTGTGAGAATGGCTTACCAAAAAAACTTCAATACAGAAAATCAAATAAACTTGTAATCCAACTCATAACTATCTTTAGGGTCAACCCTTTCATTAGAACCAAGGCGCACACACACACAAGGCTTTAGGAGATATCAAACACCATTGTCGTTTCTAACCAAgtaaatatccaaaaaaaaatcagaaattaATTATTGAAGCAAAATGCATCTTGCATCAccaaccaaataaataaataactccaacacatcaaaaaaatggaaaaagatgTGTCAAGGCAAATCTGAGAGTACAACAACAAAGTCAGCAGGTCTACTTATATTTTCATTCAAATCACATCTCTAGCACCATAATAAAGCAACAATAAAAGCAAAAAACTTAAAGTACCTTCCTCCAAGGCAAGCCGTATGGACCTCTTCTCCAGTTCAACAGCATGATTGCTTAGGTCAACAGAGGAGAGAGAACGAAGCACTGCTCAATGAGATTATATTTGATGTGAGTAAGAAGATGAATTACAACAGAGACAATTCAGTGAACAAGCCTCAAGAAATTAGACTACATACTCTGTACATAATCCTCTTGCTTTGATTGCTCCAGTCTGTGCAGCAAGTGCTGCAATTGGAAATACCGCTCTTCCCAATGCTTTAAATTAACCTTCTTGGGATTATCCAATAATAGTCTGGTAGATGTGACTTGATGGTTGCTAATATTAACTGAAGCTAAATTGTTGTTGGACTCTCCTGTAGAGGGAGGAACTGAAGGTTTTGTGGACAAGGAGCACCTTGAAGGAGTCCATGAGATTGATGAAACTTCTGGAATGTAATCTCCTTCCTTCATCTGGACTTCAGTCTGAGTTTTCTCATCATGTTGACTAAGCTTTTTCGGTTGTGGATAATCAACACCACTTTGGTTGTTATTAGCAGCAGTTTTGCTTAACTCTCCTTCAGGTCTTCTACGAACATAGACAAGATGCCCACTACCAGAATTGTTTGTTGAGCATCGGTTGAGTGGGTTCACTAGACATTCCGGGGTAGGTCTTTTAGAGCCAGTTATATTAGAATCTTTATTCGCCATAGTATTCGCTTCAGGAAATAATGGGCTTTCAATAGATTTGGAGGCAGCAACCATGTTCTCGCTCTGTGAATCTTGTAGTGCAGGTCCCACTATGTCTACTGGCACCGACAGCTGTTTATCATGCTTGGGTAAACCAGATTTAGAATTAGTCTGCCCATGGTCACTTGACTTTGAATCTACAGTTTGTTGACCCATCTAAGAGAAGGTCGCATGTTAGACGATTACATAGATCTTAGATCTTACTTTTTCAAGTAATCATGAACAAATCTTGTGTTACTAAGTATAAAAGTTAGTAGTTTGCTTTTTAAGAGAAGGTTCAAAAGGAGTTAAATCTGAAAGAGAAATTCATAAGTCCAACACTCTCCATTCCATTTTATATTACACTCTTCTCTTTAGTACGTCCTAAAAAAGAGTGACACCTTCTATACATGGAAAATCTATAATTTTAGTATTCTCACTTTTCCTTACAGAATTGACATTGCATGTTGCAAGCCAGAATATTTTACGAGTATTTTTGGTAcgttataatatatatttagtttatgTGAAGAAGTCCATTCTTACATAAACAGTAAACTCTGTGCCAAATAAAATACTATCATATAAAATGAAGGGAATATATAACTATCAATGCGGCCATAAGCAGCAGTTAACTCTGTGAAAAATTATGGATCTTGATTCTCCATCAGATAGTTTATATGTAAATGCATGCTCCTAAAAGCCTAAACTTGAGAGTCCAATGTTTGATGGTGTGACATCTTAAACTAAAAATGTATCATAAAAGATAGTTGAAGTCTTATACGTCTagcaaacaaacaaaaaccAGATCATGATAAAAGCTACTAATTTaaccaaataaatattatgatcTAGTCAAGTACTCCACAAACATTTTAGTGCAAACAGATTTATATTTGCTTTCTTAATAGCCAAGATAGAAAGGCTCAAACTAGACAAATTTTGAGATGTAACAACAAAGAAGtatttctcctcctcctcctctctATCTGTTTAAAGGATAAGCAACAGGAATGAATGCGGAAATCAATTCAGAAAGTGTATATTCCATAAAGCCATTTAGTTACCAACTTAAGCAGAGCTTGCTTTATTCCTAATCTAGAACATTCCCATGGAAAAACATCTACTAGTTCCAACTCAAATTATCTTAACCCATAAAAACATTATCCACCAACTCAGCATATGCTACAGACCCAACATTAAATTGTTCTCAGAAACAACCTTATCAATTTCATCTGCATGATCTCTGAGAACATTCCACAAATGCATACTCATTGAGATGCCTTTATTTCTTGCATTTGCTCCATCTTCAAAATAATACTCACGAATGTTCATTCCCTCCGAAATTCCTAACAGACACTTACCGATTCTTAGAAATCTCACAAACTACTACGTGATCGGCAACTTCAGAATCATTGATTCTGGAAGATAGTCTCTTAGGAGGATTGTTGCCTTCAGAACATAATCATCCTCTTCCTTTCTCCTTTATAACCTTCTCAACATTTCTGCACATACAAACAGGTATAATACTCTCTAATGTCCATCATTATCTTCCCTCCGAAGTTCCTAACTGACACTTTCTGATTCTTAGAAATCTCACAAACTATGATGTGATCGGCAACTTCAGAATCATCGGTTCTGGGAGATAGTCTCTTAGGAGGATTGTTGCCTCCAGAAGTATACTCATCCTCTTCCTTTCTCTTTCATAACCTTCTCAACATTTCTGCACATACAAACAGGTACACTAGTATTATCAAAGAATTCTTCTTCttgcattatatttttatttgggaTAAGTTCTTGATGTCAAATAACCCTTTTCAGCTTTCCATCATGGACAACAAAATGGAGAGATATAGAAATCATTCATACTTCAAAGATTGTAACAAAAATTAACCTTGcaacaatcaccaaaatatttattcttgaaGCACATTCACATAAAACACCTTCTTATAAAATAACAACCACCACTCCAAACCAATATGTTTGGAATTTTGTAATTTTCTGAAAACTGTGTGCTTCACTTCTTGCTTTTCACTTCAATCCCATGCACCATGTTGCTTCTTTATGCTTTTCGCTTTTAACAGCATTGGTTTTAATAAAGAAGCCTCGGCCTGCTATCATTTATTCGCCATTTATCGGAACAAATGATGGCCAACCTCAACCATCATAATCCAACTCTTCAGTCTtagaaataataaattcaagaCCAATACTTCTTATGCAGGGGATATAATTGATGCAACAAGCTTATACTCATAAATAAGCTCCTTAAGTGGAAAATATCCATCAGCTCAAGAATCAGCTATGAGAAGGTATATACTTACTACAGATTTGCAACATCAAATCCCAAATTGCGAAAACTAGAACAAATTAGGTGTAGATAGAAACCCTTCCATACTCAATGAGTGTGTTTATGTTTTtaaaagttttcttcaattgtTGCTTTTAAAAAGTTGGGACTTATTAAATCAAATCATTTTTTCCAGAATATATATTAAGGAAAAGTCAAAAAGTTCAAAACAGAATATAAGAAGCTAATCATTCGGAGCTTTAGTGTTGAAGAGAGACCAATTTATCCCCGCATTTGTTGGAAGTAGTTGTGGTAACTTGGACGATAATTCTAGTCTTACACTTTTAAGAGAGGTTAAAGGAAGATACTCAAGGGTGTTAATTCATCATAGGTAACTGCGATCTAGACCCTATTCGGGATTAGTGTAGCAACAGAGTCAGAACCCACCACAATATCACTGCAaggattttattttaaatgttcACGGCAAGGAGTGGTGGAGGTAAAAAGAAATTAGAACATGATTTACATAAAACAATTGAATAGATCACAAAGAAACTTGATGAGTGATATATGTCGAACATCAGCAATATATGCCTACATTTGCATGTCAAGAATATATATGTCtaaggcctcatttgtttgcacttaataGAGGTCTGAATCTGAATGGTTCAGACATTAGACCATTAAGTGCATTTGTTATCATTAAGATTTGACGCACTTAATTGGTCTGAACAGGTCTTACTCATTAAGATCTAGAACAGAGTCATAATATCATTAAGATGTATTCTTGTGTGGATAATATTCACCATCactctatccacaatcaccagCCGCCACCACTAACCATCTCTtccatcaccaccaccaccattaTTGTCGTCTACCACCAGCCACCTCTGCCATCACAACCACCACCGTTGCTAACCACGAATGTCAGTTTCTACCACACTTATCTCATTCATCATTATAATTACATCATCAATTGCCACCAACATCCCCATTTTTGTAGCCGTCGCCACCTCCAGCACCACTACAATCACTCCTACTACCAACAAACTCCGCTATCACAACTAGCACTGTCGCCAACTAACACCATACATTCTTCGGTCACCACTACCACCGCCACCCCCTCCACCACTACAAACACATTATCAACCATCACACATTCTTCAGTTACCACCATCAACACCACCAACTACTAACTTCAACCAACTTCACCATTACAACCATCAACATAACTACCAATCGCCACCATTATGATAGACACCACAACACCAACCACATCCACCGTCACAACTATCATCACCATCATTACTAGCCACTAACAACAACtattaccaccaccaccaccactataAACTATCTTCATCTTCACCATCACTAGCAAGCATAAGTATTTCAATTCTTttatcaaataatgattttattttattaatttttttgatatttaattaattttttgaattgtattttttaTCATGTGCACATAAGTAAATTATGTACATTCAGATGTTGAAAAACAAACATTCTTAATCATTCAGTGTTCAGATTTTGAGACAacatcttaatcattcagatgTGCATTCAGATACGGACATCtaaatcttaatgaaaacaaatgaggcctaaGCAAACGTCtatataaagaaatatgaataaaatagaCTAACTTATACCATCCGAGACGAAGTTGAGAATATTACTCTCACCTCATAGGCTCACAACATCAAGATGATAGAGCATGACATGAGAAGAATATGTTCCATTCAAAGTGGTTCCATTCCAATACATAATGAAAATGATCTACAGCTCTGAAAAGAAGCAGTTACTCACATGAGAACATATTCCAGTTCAGCGGTTTTCAACCACCAAAAACAAAAATGGAAGAGGATCCAAtgaatttttttggtaaaactgagataaataaaataagatctgcTAAGTTGGTTTGAATCTGTCCACTTAATCCGCAAGGTTTAGAGAAGTAATTTTGCAAGTAATACTTCTAAAAATGTTGTTAATGCAGTACTCAATGAGCCAACTCTTGCCCAGTCCTTTTTCCGTTTTTTTAAAATGCCCTACTGACTGATCTTAATAGCAAAAAAGTACCGCCAATTACTGAGTTACATTGATGCTCTTAAAAGTTCAGTTACATTTTCCACTGGATCAAGAAATTATGCTATAATCCACGAGAAAGACAATTAATCCAAGTAAACAATTTTGCATTTCTTttttgaaggggagccttggagtaactggtaaagttgctgccatgtgaccaggaggtcacgggttcaagccttggaaacagcctctggcagaaatgcaaggtaaggctgcgtacaatagacccttgtggtcgggcccttcctcgaaccctgcgcatagcgggagcttaagtgcaccgggctgcccttttaaaCAATTTTGCATTTGGTGAGTTAATTCTTTAGATGAA
This window encodes:
- the LOC129885254 gene encoding uncharacterized protein LOC129885254 yields the protein MGQQTVDSKSSDHGQTNSKSGLPKHDKQLSVPVDIVGPALQDSQSENMVAASKSIESPLFPEANTMANKDSNITGSKRPTPECLVNPLNRCSTNNSGSGHLVYVRRRPEGELSKTAANNNQSGVDYPQPKKLSQHDEKTQTEVQMKEGDYIPEVSSISWTPSRCSLSTKPSVPPSTGESNNNLASVNISNHQVTSTRLLLDNPKKVNLKHWEERYFQLQHLLHRLEQSKQEDYVQMLRSLSSVDLSNHAVELEKRSIRLALEEAKEAQRVRVLDILGKYPKNPRASLA